A window of [Ruminococcus] lactaris ATCC 29176 genomic DNA:
GTCGTAGAGAATGTGAAACTTTCAGGAGCAGCATCTGCAACAGTTGCTGACCACAGAAAGAAACTGGAAGAGAAGCATGATGATGATATGGAAAGTATTGTAACAGATGAGCGTTACAAATACATACAGAAGATCGTTGGAACAACCGTTCAGAAAGAAAAACAGAAACTGACAACATCTGATAAGATTGACCGGATCGTAACAAACCGTATCCTTGGTATTCCGATCTTCATCCTGGTAATGTGGGCTGTATATTATATCTCTGTAACAACAGTTGGTACATTTGTAACAGACTGGACAAATGATGTATTTGTAGTAGCAATCCAGGATGCCGTAAGCAGCGGACTTCAGGCAATCGGTGCAGGTGATCTTGTACAGGGTCTTGTAGTTGATGGTATCATCGGTGGACTTGGAGCTGTCCTTGGTTTCGTACCACAGATGGCAATCCTGTTCCTGTTCCTGTCAATCCTTGAAGATTGCGGATATATGGTTCGTATCGCATTCGTCATGGACCGTGTGTTCAGACACTTTGGACTTTCAGGAAAGAGCTTTATCCCGCTTCTGATTTCCTCAGGATGTGGAATTCCGGGAATCATGGCTTCTAAGACGATCGAGCAGGATAATGACAGACGTCTTACAATTATGACAGCAACTTTCATCCCATGTGGTGCAAAACTTCCGGTTATTGCCATGATGGGGGGAGTAATCGCAGGTGAAGTAGCGGGATATCAGGAAAGCTCCTTTATCGCACCGCTGATGTACTTCATCGGAATCGCAGCAGTACTTGTAGCAGCGATCATCCTGAAGAAGACAAAACCTTTCTCAGGAAAACCTGCTCCGTTCGTAATGGAGCTTCCACAGTATCATATTCCGCAGGCTAAGACAGTACTTCTCCATGTATGGGAGAGACTGAAAGGCTTCATTATCAAAGCCGGAACAATCCTGTTCCTTGCATGCGTAGTAATGTGGTTCCTTGGTGGATTTGGATTTACAGCAGATGGATTTGGAATGGTAGAAGACAGTGCAGACAGCTTAATGGCAGTAATCGGTGGAGTGATCGCTCCTCTGTTCGCACCACTTGGATTCGGCGAGTGGCAGCCGGTTGCAGCTTCTATCTCAGGATTTACAGCAAAAGAAGCAATCGTTTCTACGATGGGAGTTCTTGCAAATGTAGCAGGAGATACAGAGGACGCAGTCAATGTTGCACAGGGTGTTGCATCCTGGTTCCCTTCAACAATCGCAGCATTTACGTTCCTGCTCTTCAACCTTCTTGACTCACCTTGTCTTGCAGCAATCGCTACAATGGCACAGCAGATGCAGTCTAAGAAATGGTTCTGGTTTGCAATTCTGTTCCAGAACATCTTTGCTTACATTGTTTGCCTGATCGTATATCAGGTAGGATCTTTCGTAACAGGCGGAGCATTTGGTATCGGCACAGCAGTAGGATTTATCTTCCTGATTGCCCTTCTGTTTATGCTCTTCAGACCAGATCCGTATAAGAATCAGAAAGTATATTCAAAACGTTCCGTACAGAACGCATAAGGATAGTATTCGTAAGGAAGCTGGATGCGGAAAGGTATCCGGCTTTCTGTTATAATGGAAGCTAAATGAACGGGAAATGACAGAAAGAAGGGTGAAAGATTATGATGGCCAATATTGTGATACTGACACTGATCGCAGCCTATTGTATTTATCTGATCTATAAGGGCTGCAAGAATATGAAAGAAGGAAAGCATCCCGGTTGTGCCGGATGCAGCGGAAACTGTGGGAGCTGTGGCGGCTGCACAGGACATACAGAAAAGTATAAAAAGAAAGACTGAAAGGTGATTTTAAAATGGGAAGTTCGACAGGTTCGATGTTCTATGCTTTCGGTGCTTTCCTGATTCTGTATCTGGTGGGAGCTTCCATTTACCAGATTTTCCTTTGGATCAGGAAATGGCGTGAAAAGAAAGAAAATGACATAGAAGAAAAATAGATAGAAGATTCAAAAAGAAAAAGGAGAATGGAGAATGGTAGATGCAATTATTATTGTACTTGTGATCATATTACTCTTTTTTGCATTGAAAGGCTCATTGAAGCACTTCAAGGGTGAGAGTCCGTGCTGCGGTGGCGGTTCAGGGAATTCAGGAAAAGCGAAAACGAAGTTCCTTGACGGTCCGGTGATCGGCAAAAAAACGCTTACAATTGAAGGAATGCATTGTGAGCATTGTGTAAATGCAGTGACAAATGCTTTAAATGAGATTGATGGCGTTGTTGCGAAAGTAACATTAAAAAGCAACAGTGCAGAAGTGTCTTATGACCGGGAGATCAATGAGGCAGATCTGAAAAATGCAGTAAAGAAAGCCGGTTATGAAGTGACAGGTATTTCATAAGAGACTGACTGGAGGTGCACCGTGAACAGAAAAGAGCAGATTGTAGAAAAACTGAAAGAGAACGGATGCCGCATTACGAAACAAAGGCGAATGCTGATCGATATTATTCTTGAGAATGACTGTTCAAGCTGCAAGGAGATTTTTTATAAAGCATCCAGGGCGGATGAAAAGATCGGGGTAGCGACAGTATATCGGATGATTAATGCACTGGAAGAGATCGGTGCGATCAGCCGGAAGAATATGTATAAGGTAGAATGCCCGGAGGAATGCCGGCAGGAGGGCGGGTGCATTATCACTTTGGATGATGATACAACGTATCATCTGACAGATCAGAACTGGAACAGGGTAGTTCAGGAAGGTTTGAAGCAGTGTGGGTATTTAAAGGACCAGAAGATTGCTGAAATAAAGATTCAAAGCCAAATTAGTTGATAAAATTTAT
This region includes:
- the feoB gene encoding ferrous iron transport protein B, whose translation is MAITIALAGNPNCGKTTMFNALTGANQYVGNWPGVTVEKKEGKVKSKKAKGEEITVTDLPGIYSLSPYTLEEVVSRDYVLNENPDVIIDLVDATNIERNLYLTTQLIETGVPVVIALNMADLVAKRGIKIDVKRLSMLLGCPIIETSALKQTGLTDLIDEAVKVAKQKEVKLPGEIFSKDLEAAVDEVKNLLPISISEDKKRWYAVKFLENDSKVVENVKLSGAASATVADHRKKLEEKHDDDMESIVTDERYKYIQKIVGTTVQKEKQKLTTSDKIDRIVTNRILGIPIFILVMWAVYYISVTTVGTFVTDWTNDVFVVAIQDAVSSGLQAIGAGDLVQGLVVDGIIGGLGAVLGFVPQMAILFLFLSILEDCGYMVRIAFVMDRVFRHFGLSGKSFIPLLISSGCGIPGIMASKTIEQDNDRRLTIMTATFIPCGAKLPVIAMMGGVIAGEVAGYQESSFIAPLMYFIGIAAVLVAAIILKKTKPFSGKPAPFVMELPQYHIPQAKTVLLHVWERLKGFIIKAGTILFLACVVMWFLGGFGFTADGFGMVEDSADSLMAVIGGVIAPLFAPLGFGEWQPVAASISGFTAKEAIVSTMGVLANVAGDTEDAVNVAQGVASWFPSTIAAFTFLLFNLLDSPCLAAIATMAQQMQSKKWFWFAILFQNIFAYIVCLIVYQVGSFVTGGAFGIGTAVGFIFLIALLFMLFRPDPYKNQKVYSKRSVQNA
- a CDS encoding FeoB-associated Cys-rich membrane protein, producing MMANIVILTLIAAYCIYLIYKGCKNMKEGKHPGCAGCSGNCGSCGGCTGHTEKYKKKD
- a CDS encoding heavy-metal-associated domain-containing protein, giving the protein MVDAIIIVLVIILLFFALKGSLKHFKGESPCCGGGSGNSGKAKTKFLDGPVIGKKTLTIEGMHCEHCVNAVTNALNEIDGVVAKVTLKSNSAEVSYDREINEADLKNAVKKAGYEVTGIS
- a CDS encoding Fur family transcriptional regulator yields the protein MNRKEQIVEKLKENGCRITKQRRMLIDIILENDCSSCKEIFYKASRADEKIGVATVYRMINALEEIGAISRKNMYKVECPEECRQEGGCIITLDDDTTYHLTDQNWNRVVQEGLKQCGYLKDQKIAEIKIQSQIS